One part of the Drosophila teissieri strain GT53w chromosome 3R, Prin_Dtei_1.1, whole genome shotgun sequence genome encodes these proteins:
- the LOC122618969 gene encoding uncharacterized protein LOC122618969 isoform X2, which yields MNERVWTRRKITNKRESGDNKAHAFKRLLAMRNNKFSKGKLCDIAKKQVQIKKACKYKYPEADVEKLIQTKRKAGLEQNVAYRKIRLIIERDVAAGKDDVGKVQALEKEIQEIDEEHRLHIENSGQHRYPVISSSRVVHKPTIYRDELGVAPRGKSSFGKRSANPNQLKLEQYMRRKYKKSVVVSRSRLDEELYDQEKVSSTTIHEIPTEKEKKEGEAETEKKKGREEYLHLQKLNTFKIELDTTGLIPFNEIFTNVKFDSPWDEIMKGN from the exons ATGAATGAGCGCGTATGGACAAGACGTAAGATCACAAATAAACGGGAGTCTGGTGACAATAAAGCTCATGCTTTTAAGCGATTATTGGCAATGCGGAACAACAAATTCAGCAAGGGCAA ACTTTGTGACATTGCAAAAAAGCAGGTGCAGATTAAAAAGGCctgtaaatacaaataccctGAAGCTGATGTGGAGAAGCTTATTCAAACCAAAAGGAAAGCTGGTCTAGAGCAGAATGTCGCTTACAGAAAAATTCGTCTAATTATAGAGCGGGATGTGGCAGCGGGTAAAGACGATGTGGGAAAAGTGCAAGCGTTGGAAAAGGAAATCCAAGAGATCGATGAGGAACACAGACTCCATATCGAAAATTCTGGCCAGCATCGGTACCCCGTAATTAGTTCTTCGCGCGTGGTTCATAAGCCTACCATTTACCGGGACGAGTTAGGTGTGGCTCCCAGAGGCAAAAGTTCCTTTGGTAAGCGATCCGCGAATCCCAATCAACTTAAGTTAGAGCAGTATATGCgacgaaaatataaaaaaagtgTTGTCGTCAGTCGCAGTCGACTTGATGAAGAATTGTATGATCAGGAGAAGGTTTCTTCAACTACGATACACGAAATTCCtaccgaaaaagaaaagaaggaGGGTGAGGCTgagacagaaaaaaaaaaagggagagaGGAATATCTCCATTTGCAAAAgttaaacacttttaaaattgaattggaTACGACAGGATTAA ttcctttcaatgaaattttcacAAATGTGAAGTTTGATAGCCCTTGGGATGAGATAATGAAAGGCAACTAA
- the LOC122618969 gene encoding RNA polymerase-associated protein Rtf1-like isoform X1, which yields MNERVWTRRKITNKRESGDNKAHAFKRLLAMRNNKFSKGKFSEDCAGKTEASNYCNAQKRKEVNIMGIETCSGDSSPHSEWENVSQNVPPEKFKNEAHVFDREQLSRAVIKRNEMENLLEKSIFEETVTGSFVRLSVGKIYCIYEIIDLNHDRKVSRVGSKHTNLVLTLRCGSEKRYSRIDMVSNQPITQKEFLLWLATNLRDRHILPKLCDIAKKQVQIKKACKYKYPEADVEKLIQTKRKAGLEQNVAYRKIRLIIERDVAAGKDDVGKVQALEKEIQEIDEEHRLHIENSGQHRYPVISSSRVVHKPTIYRDELGVAPRGKSSFGKRSANPNQLKLEQYMRRKYKKSVVVSRSRLDEELYDQEKVSSTTIHEIPTEKEKKEGEAETEKKKGREEYLHLQKLNTFKIELDTTGLIPFNEIFTNVKFDSPWDEIMKGN from the exons ATGAATGAGCGCGTATGGACAAGACGTAAGATCACAAATAAACGGGAGTCTGGTGACAATAAAGCTCATGCTTTTAAGCGATTATTGGCAATGCGGAACAACAAATTCAGCAAGGGCAAATTTTCCGAAGACTGTGCAGGGAAGACTGAAGCTAGTAATTATTGCAATGCACAAAAGCGGAAGGAGGTAAATATCATGGGTATAGAGACTTGTTCCGGAGATTCCTCGCCACACAGTGAGTGGGAGAATGTATCGCAAAACGTTCCGCcagagaaatttaaaaatgaagcaCACGTATTCGACCGGGAACAGCTAAGTAGAGCAGTCATAAAACGAAACGAGATGGAGAATTTACTAGAAAAATCTATTTTCGAGGAGACTGTAACCGGATCCTTTGTGCGGCTAAGTGTTGGAAAAATCTACTGCATTTACGAAATTATTGATCTGAATCATGACAGAAAGGTCTCCCGAGTAGGCAGTAAGCACACCAATCTGGTCCTGACCTTGAGGTGCGGTTCCGAAAAGCGTTATTCGCGTATAGACATGGTTTCAAATCAGCCAATTACACAAAAGGAATTCTTATTGTGGTTGGCAACCAATCTGCGCGATCGACACATTTTGCCAAAACTTTGTGACATTGCAAAAAAGCAGGTGCAGATTAAAAAGGCctgtaaatacaaataccctGAAGCTGATGTGGAGAAGCTTATTCAAACCAAAAGGAAAGCTGGTCTAGAGCAGAATGTCGCTTACAGAAAAATTCGTCTAATTATAGAGCGGGATGTGGCAGCGGGTAAAGACGATGTGGGAAAAGTGCAAGCGTTGGAAAAGGAAATCCAAGAGATCGATGAGGAACACAGACTCCATATCGAAAATTCTGGCCAGCATCGGTACCCCGTAATTAGTTCTTCGCGCGTGGTTCATAAGCCTACCATTTACCGGGACGAGTTAGGTGTGGCTCCCAGAGGCAAAAGTTCCTTTGGTAAGCGATCCGCGAATCCCAATCAACTTAAGTTAGAGCAGTATATGCgacgaaaatataaaaaaagtgTTGTCGTCAGTCGCAGTCGACTTGATGAAGAATTGTATGATCAGGAGAAGGTTTCTTCAACTACGATACACGAAATTCCtaccgaaaaagaaaagaaggaGGGTGAGGCTgagacagaaaaaaaaaaagggagagaGGAATATCTCCATTTGCAAAAgttaaacacttttaaaattgaattggaTACGACAGGATTAA ttcctttcaatgaaattttcacAAATGTGAAGTTTGATAGCCCTTGGGATGAGATAATGAAAGGCAACTAA